A window of Streptomyces sp. Je 1-332 genomic DNA:
CCGTGAAGTCCTTCGAGCGGCGCATCGATCCGGCATCCCTCGGCTATCCGCTCACCGCCTTCGTCACCACTCAGGTCGCCCAACGCCGGCTGGACGAGGTCGCGAACGCGCTGGCCGCGATTCCCGAGGTCCTGCAGGTGCACGGGCTGACCGGTGACACCGACCTGCTGGTGCATGTGGCCGCGACCGACGCCGAGAATCTCTATGCCGTGGCCGGCCACATCCTCGACATCCCCGGAGTGGAACGCACCAGTACGGCTCTGGTCATGCGCCAACTGGTCCCGTATCGGCTCGCCCCGCTGTTGCGTCGCACCGCCGGGCGCTGAGCCCGGTCGGCCATGCGATCGAGGAATTGGTCCGCCGGACTGCTTGCTGTTATCACATATAGCGTCTTACTGTGTGATCAGCGCCGCAGCCGTCGCGAGGGCGAGCCGCTGGGCCTTCCTCTCGTCCAGAGGCCCACGTCTCGCGTAGGCGCGGCGAAGCGGGGCTCCCCGTCGACAACACGCTGATTGGAGCCGCCTACAGGTGACTGACCAGCAGTTACGCGAGTCGGCGGCCGGTGTGCGTCCGACCAGCCGATAGCCCCGTCCACCAGAAACACAGGAGCCACTCCGTGCGCATCGCCAACCTCTCCGGCCGCCTGGTCCTCGTCGTCGACGGCCGAGCCGTCGACGTCGAGGAGGCCAGTGACGGC
This region includes:
- a CDS encoding Lrp/AsnC family transcriptional regulator, encoding MPNPERIDPTDARLLLALAAHPRATAVALAEASGLSRNTVQARLAALDRSGAVKSFERRIDPASLGYPLTAFVTTQVAQRRLDEVANALAAIPEVLQVHGLTGDTDLLVHVAATDAENLYAVAGHILDIPGVERTSTALVMRQLVPYRLAPLLRRTAGR